Proteins from a single region of Coregonus clupeaformis isolate EN_2021a chromosome 19, ASM2061545v1, whole genome shotgun sequence:
- the LOC121531807 gene encoding charged multivesicular body protein 1a, translating to MDDTLFQLKFTAKQLEKLAKKAEKDSNSEQAKVKKALQQKNVEVARVYAENAIRKKNEGLNWLRMASRVDAVASKVQTAVTMKAVTKNMAQVTKALDKALGSMDLQKVSAVMDKFETQVQNLDVHTSVMEDSMSSATTLTTPQDQVDDLIVQIAEESGLEVMDQLSQLPAGATSLGESSSRSQQEKEDQLSRRLAALRN from the exons ATGGATG ACACACTCTTCCAACTGAAG TTTACAGCAAAACAGCTTGAGAAACTTGCCAAAAAGGCAGAGAAGGATTCAAACTCTGAGCAAGCCAAAGTTAAAAAG GCTCTTCAGCAGAAGAATGTGGAAGTTGCCAGAGTGTATGCAGAGAATGCCATCCGTAAGAAGAACGAGGGCCTTAATTGGCTGCGTATGGCATCTCGTGTTGATGCTGTGGCCTCCAAGGTCCAGACTGCAGTCACTATGAAGGCG GTCACAAAGAATATGGCGCAGGTCACCAAGGCGCTGGACAAGGCACTGGGTTCCATGGACCTGCAGAAGGTGTCTGCTGTCATGGACAAGTTTGAGACACAGGTCCAGAACCTGGATGTTCACACCTCT GTGATGGAGGACTCGATGAGCTCGGCCACCACACTGACCACGCCCCAAGACCAGGTGGATGACCTCATCGTCCAGATAGCAGAGGAGAGTGGTCTGGAGGTGATGGACCAGCTCAGCCAGCTGCCTGCAGGAGCCACCTCACTGGGAGAGAGCTCCTCACGCTCACAGCAAGAGAAGGAGGACCAGCTGTCCCGCAG GTTGGCTGCTTTGCGGAACTGA